CGGAAAAACTCCTCAGAAACGCACAAAACCGGAGAAAAAGGCCGCATGAAAAGGGCAAGATGCATCACGGGGTCAAAGATGCCGCTCGCTCCGCTTCGGCACCAGCAGGCGGTGAAGCAGATCCGGGTCGATATACTCTTCCACCATCGCCTCGATGAGCGGATCCGTCACCCGCACCTCCGCATCGACGATATCCAGCCACAGGGGGATGCCTCTCCCCGACTCCGGCGTCAGCGTCCGGCAGAGGCGGATCAAGTCCCCGCGGTGCTCCCACTGGCTGATCAACCCATCGATGCCGACCGGCTGGGGACTTCCGGAGGGACGGATCACCACTTTCCACAGCCCGGTGTCCGATGCGTCCCATCCTTCCCAGGCATACGCCTCGCCCTGGTTCAGGACGCCGTACAAAATGTCCCGGTCCGACCAGGTCGGCCGGTCGGGAAACAGCGCCCGGGCCAACCCCTTGGTCCCGATCTCCTCCGACACCCCCACCAGCAGGACCCCGGCCCGTTCCGCCGCCTCCTTCAATTCGTTCCATCCTTCCGCATCGTCGATCATGAAGTGGCGCAGGGAACCATCCATCATCACCACCCGGGGAGCCCACCTTCTGATCGCTTCCAGGGCCGCCCGAAGCTCCAGGCTGGATAGGATGGTCCCCCGCCGACGGGCTTCCCGGGCCGCTCCTCCATTCATCTCCTCCTCCGGCTCCAGCAAGGGGGTGTACACTTCGGCTTCCCAGTGTTCCTCCCCGCGCGTTCCCTTGGCCAATGCCTGAAAAACCGAAAGGGTGTGGGGATGGGCTCCAGAGGTCGAGTTGACCGAGCCGTCCACTCCGATCAGCAGACCCTCTCCCAACCAGGATTTCAGCTCCGCCTCCGACCACTTGTCCACCGGAAAAAAGGCTCCCGCCTCTTCCAGCCGCCGCCGGAGGGTTTCCAGCCGAAATTCGGCAGGAGGATACATCCGGCGCAGCTCCCGATTCAGCGCCCGTAATTTTTGCTTCAACTCCTCGGAAACGGGGAGCACGCTCCTTCCTCCCTTCCGCGCCACACCTTGGTCCATCCCGTACACTAACAGTCTACAAAAAAATCGTGCGGCAATCACCCGCACAAGCGGGTGAAAAGCGCGCATTTTCCCGCGGATCTCCATTCAATTTACTGTGAATGTTGTAAAAAATACGCGACAAATTATGATTGTCTTATTGACTGTAATGGTAATCGCTGGTATGATGTTGATGACGCCGTTCCTGTCGAATTTTGGCGGCTCGAGACCAAGATCAAAAAGACTCAAAAGAGAGGAGAAGTGAAAATGCTGAAATCTACCGGAATTGTGCGGAAAGTGGACGAGCTGGGGCGTGTGGTGATTCCGATTGAACTGCGCAGGACCTTGGGGATCGGAGAAAAGGATGCGCTGGAGATCTTCGTGGACGGCGAACGGATCGTGTTAAAAAAATATGAACCCGCTTGCATTTTTACAGGTGAAGTGGACAACACCATCCGTTATAAGAACAAAGTCGT
This genomic window from Planifilum fimeticola contains:
- a CDS encoding AbrB/MazE/SpoVT family DNA-binding domain-containing protein, giving the protein MLKSTGIVRKVDELGRVVIPIELRRTLGIGEKDALEIFVDGERIVLKKYEPACIFTGEVDNTIRYKNKVVSKKCIEEMYQLLQKEKEEVTVE
- a CDS encoding DNA double-strand break repair nuclease NurA, with the protein product MLPVSEELKQKLRALNRELRRMYPPAEFRLETLRRRLEEAGAFFPVDKWSEAELKSWLGEGLLIGVDGSVNSTSGAHPHTLSVFQALAKGTRGEEHWEAEVYTPLLEPEEEMNGGAAREARRRGTILSSLELRAALEAIRRWAPRVVMMDGSLRHFMIDDAEGWNELKEAAERAGVLLVGVSEEIGTKGLARALFPDRPTWSDRDILYGVLNQGEAYAWEGWDASDTGLWKVVIRPSGSPQPVGIDGLISQWEHRGDLIRLCRTLTPESGRGIPLWLDIVDAEVRVTDPLIEAMVEEYIDPDLLHRLLVPKRSERHL